In Scomber japonicus isolate fScoJap1 chromosome 19, fScoJap1.pri, whole genome shotgun sequence, a single genomic region encodes these proteins:
- the atp6v0a2a gene encoding V-type proton ATPase 116 kDa subunit a 2 — MVFRSEEMCLAQLFLQSGSEYDCISELGELGLVEFRDLNPSVSSFQRRFVSEIKRCEEMERILGYLLREIQKAHIAVPEEDESPLAPPPRQVLEIMEQLQRLEMELSEVARNKEKLRRNLLELTEYTHMLKITRTFIHSRSRHEALGPQYEEFPTMETDSVTGSTGMQRLGAKLGFVSGLIQRVKVEAFERMLWRVCKGYTILSYAEVDENLTDLDTGEISKSVVFLISFWGDQIGQKVQKICDCYHCHLYPHPENDEERADVLDSLRTRIQDLNNVLHRTEDYLRQVLQKASESAYTWVVQVKKMKAIYHILNLCSFDVTNKCLIAEVWCPVSDLANLRGALEEGSRKGDATVPSFVNRIPSSDTPPTLLRTNKFTSGFQSIVEAYGVGDYREVSPAPYTIITFPFLFAVMFGDLGHGLVMSLFALWMVLTEKSQKKKRSSNEIWMTFFNGRYIILMMGLFSIYTGLIYNDCFSKSLNIFGSGWSVKAMFTNQQWTNKTLQTNTLLTLDPNVSGVFSGPYPFGIDPIWNMAVNRLSFLNSYKMKMSVIIGVIHMSFGVVLSVFNHLHFRQKFNVYLLFLPELLFLLCLFGYLVFMIFYKWLAFGAQDSSQAPSILIHFINMFVMQGSNIAPLYPGQIGLQIFLVVIAMLSVPVLLLGKPLFLYWLYRGGKGLGRRRGYERVRRVSEDDNSTAPSYEDDEEEGLDEMTSKEALPKEFDFADVLLHQAIHTIEYCLGCISNTASYLRLWALSLAHAQLSEVLWSMVMRLGLKITTRVGVVFLVPVFGLFATLTVSILLVMEGLSAFLHALRLHWVEFQNKFYHGTGVKFLPFDFSLLPSAFEQDGLL; from the exons ATGGTGTTTCGAAGTGAGGAGATGTGCTTGGCGCAATTGTTCCTGCAGTCCGGCTCTGAATATGACTGCATCAGTGAGCTCGGGGAGCTGGGGCTGGTCGAGTTTCGAGAT CTCAACCCAAGTGTCAGCTCATTCCAGCGGCGCTTCGTCAGCGAAATCAAGAGATgtgaggagatggagaggatTCTGG GTTATCTTCTGAGGGAGATTCAAAAGGCTCATATAGCCGTTCCTGAGGAGGATGAGAGTCCACTTGCACCTCCTCCTCGACAAGTCCTGGAGATCATG GAGCAGCTTCAAAGGCTGGAGATGGAGCTCAGCGAGGTGGCaagaaacaaagagaagctgCGAAGGAACCTGCTGGAGCTCACcgagtacacacacatgctgaagaTTACGCGGACCTTCATACACAGCCGCTCAAGA CATGAGGCTCTTGGTCCCCAGTATGAAGAATTCCCCACCATGGAGACAGACTCTGTAACAGGATCCACCGGTATGCAAAGACTTGGAGCAAAGCTGGG GTTTGTTTCCGGTCTTATCCAGCGGGTGAAGGTTGAGGCCTTCGAGCGCATGTTATGGCGAGTTTGTAAGGGTTACACCATCCTCAGCTACGCAGAAGTGGATGAGAACCTCACTGATCTCGACACA GGTGAGATAAGCAAAAGCGTTGTGTTCCTCATCTCTTTCTGGGGAGACCAGATTGGTCAGAAAGTTCAGAAAATCTGCGATTG TTACCACTGCCATCTTTATCCCCACCCTGAGAATGACGAGGAGAGGGCAGATGTGTTGGACAGCTTAAGGACGCGCATCCAAGATCTTAACAAT GTGCTACACCGCACTGAGGACTACTTGAGGCAGGTTCTGCAGAAGGCCTCAGAGTCAGCCTACACCTGGGTTGTGCAGGTGAAAAAGATGAAGGCAATCTATCATATCCTCAACCTCTGCAGCTTCGATGTCACCAACAAGTGTCTGATTGCTGAAGTGTGGTGTCCTGTCAGTGATCTGGCAAACCTGCGGGGGGCCCTAGAAGAAGGCTCA AGAAAAGGTGATGCCACTGTACCGTCCTTTGTGAACCGCATCCCAAGCAGTGATACTCCACCTACCCTGTTAAGAACGAACAAGTTCACGTCTGGCTTTCAGAGCATTGTGGAGGCTTATGGGGTGGGGGACTATCGCGAGGTAAGCCCAG CACCCTACACCATCATCACATTCCCCTTTCTGTTTGCTGTGATGTTCGGTGACCTCGGGCACGGGTTGGTAATGAGTCTCTTTGCGCTTTGGATGGTGTTGACGGAAaaatcacagaagaagaaacgtTCCAGTAATGAG ATATGGATGACATTCTTCAACGGACGTTATATCATTCTAATGATGGGACTTTTCTCCATCTACACTGGACTGATTTACAATGACTGTTTTTCCAAGTCTCTCAATATATTTGGCTCTGGCTGGAGCGTCAAGGCTATGTTCACAAATCAGCAGTGGAC AAACAAAACTCTTCAAACAAACACTTTGCTCACATTAGACCCCAATGTCAGTGGCGTTTTCAGTGGGCCGTACCCATTTGGCATTGATCCT ATATGGAACATGGCAGTGAACCGGCTGTCCTTCCTAAACTCCTACAAGATGAAGATGTCAGTCATTATCGGGGTCATCCACATGAGCTTCGGAGTGGTGCTGAGTGTCTTCAATCATTT GCACTTCCGACAGAAATTTAACGTCTATCTGCTGTTTCTTCCTGAGCTGCTCTTTCTGCTCTGTCTCTTTGGTTATCTGGTCTTCATGATTTTCTACAAGTGGTTGGCTTTTGGCGCACAGGACTCCAGCCAGGCTCCCAGCATCCTCATCCACTTCATCAACATGTTCGTCATGCAGGGGAGCAATATCGCTCCTCTGTACCCAGGACAG ATTGGGCTGCAAATTTTCCTAGTTGTGATAGCTATGCTGTCAGTTCCTGTGCTGCTGTTAGGAAAACCTCTTTTCTTGTATTGGCTGTATCGTGGGGGCAAAGGTCTGGGCAGGCGCAGA GGTTACGAGAGAGTGAGGCGTGTGAGTGAAGATGACAACTCCACTGCACCATCctatgaagatgatgaagaggagggactTGATGAAATGACCAGCAAAGAAGCTCTTCCTAAAGAG TTTGACTTTGCGGATGTGCTCCTGCACCAGGCCATTCACACAATAGAGTACTGCCTGGGCTGCATTTCTAACACAGCATCCTACCTGCGTCTCTGGGCACTCAGCTTGGCTCATGCCC aGCTGTCAGAAGTGTTGTGGTCCATGGTGATGCGTCTGGGTCTAAAGATCACCACCAGAGTGGGCGTGGTGTTTTTAGTACCTGTATTCGGTCTCTTTGCCACGCTAACCGTGTCCATCTTGCTGGTGATGGAAGGCTTATCAGCGTTTCTTCATGCTCTCCGCCTCCACTG GGTGGAGTTTCAGAACAAATTCTACCATGGGACTGGCGTCAAGTTTTTGCCCTTTGACTTCTCGCTTCTGCCCTCTGCTTTTGAGCAGGATGGCTTGCTTTAA
- the nfkbil1 gene encoding NF-kappa-B inhibitor-like protein 1: MSLSHKQKRVWKYVEEGRLLKLKSYLRKHRDLDVNFSQGKKERSPLQLACRLGDDAAVRLLLKHGADVLQRDRRGDTALHVAANRALKHGKTAFDDLVVPLRKSCPEAMNTTNSAGVTPEDLLNWMKNTQTAANMSRPTEANPEKEWMEKLFDECEDEFYESFGVYDADDFLPVDDDDEDFGDWADRIRREYFNKKHAEAQRLAASSSGWKKKKSKQEREQEEKSNKELHEKLQREHEEYLARAARKEEETRKGKKRRYDEGCAATFQGGSSEGSTKLSYSDIPWPAPQGTVQEMLDVMLHGVDRKDLPVYRKMLRKQQALWHPDKFAQRCEARLEEKDKKRILDTVTTLSQELNRLAQSLRM, translated from the exons ATGTCGTTGTCTCACAAACAGAAGCGGGTGTGGAAGTACGTGGAGGAGGGCCGTCTGCTGAAGCTGAAGTCGTACCTGCGTAAGCACCGGGACTTGGACGTGAACTTCTCCCAGGGCAAGAAGGAGAGGAGCCCGCTGCAGCTGGCCTGCCGCCTGGGAGACGACGCTGCTGTGCGGCTGTTGTTGAAACACGGAGCCGATGTTCTCCAGAGGGACCGGAGAGGAGACACCGCGCTACATGTCGCTGCTAACAGGGCTCTGAAACACGGGAAAACAG CATTTGATGACCTGGTTGTGCCACTCAGGAAGAGTTGTCCAGAAGCTATGAACACAACAAACAGTGCTGGAGTCACACCTGAGGACCTGCTGAACTGgatgaaaaacacacag ACTGCAGCGAACATGAGCCGTCCAACTGAAGCCAACCCAGAGAAGGAGTGGATGGAGAAGCTGTTTGATGAATGCGAGGATGAATTCTATGAAAGCTTTGGAGTTTATGACG CGGATGATTTTCTTCCTGttgatgacgatgatgaagaCTTTGGGGACTGGGCTGATCGTATCAGAAGAGagtattttaataaaaagcatgCAGAAGCTCAACGACTGGCAGCGTCATCTTCTGggtggaaaaagaagaagagtaaacaagagagagagcaggaagagaaaAGCAACAAGGAGCTGCATGAAAAGCTGCAGAGGGAACACGAGGAGTATCTGGCACGAGCAGCACGTAAAGAGGAAGAGACTCGGAAGGGCAAGAAGCGCCGGTACGATGAAGGGTGCGCAGCTACTTTCCAAGGTGGCTCTTCAGAAGGCAGCACAAAGCTGAGCTACAGTGACATCCCCTGGCCAGCTCCGCAGGGGACAGTGCAGGAGATGCTGGACGTGATGCTGCACGGCGTGGATCGAAAGGACTTGCCCGTGTATCGTAAAATGCTCCGGAAGCAGCAGGCACTGTGGCATCCTGATAAATTTGCACAGCGTTGTGAAGCTCGCTTAGAAGAGAAGGACAAGAAGCGGATCCTGGACACAGTCACAACTCTGTCACAGGAGCTAAACAGACTGGCTCAAAGTCTTAGGATGTAA